The Dongia rigui genome includes the window GCACCGGGACGAGTTCTCCTGCCTCATAACGGGTGAGAGCCAGGAGCTTGCCTTCCGACATGGCGCAAACCATGCCGCCGGGAGTGAACTCCCGAAATCGATCGCGGTCTTGGCGGTGGAGTAATCCAACCGGTTGTCCGGACCGAAGGCGTATCGCCTCGGTGGCCGATAAGGCCAGGGCCGGGATGTCGTCCAGCGCGGTCTCTATCGGCAGTAAATGCTCAAAAGCGGCCGGAATATGCCCCAGTGCCTTGAGGGCGTCCAGCGAAATCGCCTGTTTTTCCGTGAAACCCCCAACAGATAGACGCCGCAGGGCCGAAATATGGCCCTGGGACCCAAGATGTTGAGCCAGATCACGTCCCAGGCTCCGCATATAGGCGCCCTTGCCAGAGCGAACCTCGAAAACCGCCTCGTCCGCGCTGAGGATCTCGGTCAGCCGGAAGTCCTCGACCCGGATGATCCGGGGGGCGAGATCGACTTTTTCGCCGTCGCGGGCAAGATCATAGGCCCGCTCGCCGGCGACCTTGATGGCTGAGAATTGGGGCGGGATCTGGCTGATCTCGCCGATGAAGCTGGGCAGCGCCGCTTCGATCTCGGCGGCACTCGGGCGCTTCTCCGACCGGGCAATGACCTCGCCCTCGGCATCGTCGGTCGAGCGCGCCTCGCCAAATTTCAGCGTGAAGCGATAGGTCTTGGTGCCGTCCATGACATAGGGGACCGTCTTGGTCGCCTCGCCCAAGGCAATCGGCAGGATGCCGGTCGCCAGCGGATCGAGCGTGCCGCCATGCCCTGCCTTCTGCGCGTCGAACAGGCGCCGCACCACGTTCACGGCTTGCGTCGAGGTGATACCCAGCGGTTTGTCGAGGATCAGCCAGCCGTCGACCTTCTGGCCCTTCTTGCGCCGGCTCATTCGTCGGATTCGGATTCCGGGGCTTCGGGTTCCGGCTTCTTGGCGATGTCCGCCCGCACGACCGGGTCGTGCAGCAGGCTTTCGATGCGGCTCGCCTCGTCGAAGCTGTCGTCGATCTTGAAGCGGAGCTGCGGGCTGACCCGCATGTCGACCGCGCGGGCGATTTCGCCGCGGAAATAGCCAGCGGCGCGGTTGAGCGCGCGCACGACCGTTTCGGCATCGCCACCGCCAAAGGGCAGGATGAAGATCGTGGCGTTGCGCAGATCCGGGCTGATCCTGACCGACGTCACCGTGACCATCCGCCCGGCAAGGTCGGGGTCAGAGAGGTTGTTGTCGGCAATGATCTCGGCCAGCGCATGGCGAAGTTCCTCGCCAATGCGCAATTGCCGCTGACCGGCCTTAGGCGTGATGGTTTTCTTGCGTGGCATGATGCGATTGTCCAATGCCCCCCTCTCCCTAACCCTCTCCCACGTAGGGGAGAGGGGATTTGAGCCAGCCTGAACGCAATTGCCTCAGCGAACTCTATCGGACTCCCTCCCCCCAACGTGGGGGAGGGTTGGGGAGAGGGGGATGTTGGTATACGAAGCGTCGCTTACGCCAATTCGCGGGCGACTTCTTCCATCTCGAAGCACTCGATGACGTCGCCCTTCTCGATGTTGTCGTAATTCTCGAAGGCCATGCCGCATTCGAAGCCTTCCTTCACTTCGCGGACTTCGTCCTTGAAGCGGCGGAGGGTTTTGAGCGTGCCCTCGTGGATCACCACGTTGTCGCGCAGCAGGCGAACCTTGCCACCGCGCTTGACCATGCCTTCCGTGACCATGCAACCGGCGACCTTGCCGGTCTTGGTGATATTGAAGATCTCGCGGATCTCGGCATTGCCCAGGAACTTTTCGCGCAAGGTCGGCGCCAGCATGCCCGACATCGCCGCCTTAATGTCGTCGACCACGTTGTAGATGATCGAATAGTAGCGGATGTCGACATGGTCGCGCCGCGCCATCTCGCGCGCCTGCGGGTTGGCACGGACGTTGAAGCCGATGATCATGCCGCCCGAGGCCCGGGCCAGCGTGATGTCGCTTTCGTTGATGCCGCCCACGGCCGCATGCAGGATGCGGACCTTGACCTCTTCGTTGCCGAGCTGACGGAGGCTGCCGGAAATGGCTTCCACCGAACCCTGCACGTCGGCCTTAATGACCACGGGCACTTCCTTGGCTTCGCCGGCCTGGATCTTCGAGAACATCTGCTCCAGCGTCGAGCGGCCGGCGGCAGCCGCCAGCTTTTCGCGCTGACGATGCAGGCGGAACTCGGTGATCTCGCGGGCGCGGGCTTCACTGTCGACGACGACAAAGACGTCACCGGCCAGCGGCGTTCCTTGGAGACCCAGCACTTCGACCGGGGTTGCCGGACCCGCACTTTCGATGTTGCGGCCGCGGTCGTCGAGGAGCGCGCGGACGCGGCCCCATTCGGCGCCGGCCACGAAGATGTCGCCGACCTTGAGCGTGCCTTTTTGCACCAGCAGCGTCGCCACCGTGCCGCGGCCACGCTCGACCTTGGCTTCGACGACGGCACCGGCCGCCTGACGCTCCGGATTGGCCTTCAAATCGAGGATTTCGGCCTGCAGGAGCAGCGTTTCCTCGAGCTTGTCGAGATTGGTCTTGGCCTTGGCCGAGACTTCGACGGCGAGGATGTCGCCGCCCAGATCTTCGGTCACGAGCTCGTGGTTGAGGAGCTCGCGGCGCACGCGCTGCGAATCCGCACCCGGCTTGTCCATCTTGTTGATGGCAACGATGATCGGCACCTTGGCCGCCTTGGCGTGATGGATGGCTTCGATCGTCTGCGGCATGATGCCGTCATCCGCCGCCACCACCAGCACGACGATATCGGTCACGTTGGCACCGCGCGCGCGCATCTCGGTGAAGGCGGCGTGGCCCGGCGTGTCGATGAAGGTGATCTTCTTGCCCGTGGGCAGGGTCACCTGATAGGCGCCGATGTGCTGCGTGATGCCGCCGGCTTCGTGCGCGGCGACATCGGTCTGGCGCAGCGCATCGAGGAGCGACGTCTTGCCGTGATCGACATGGCCCATGATGGTGACGACCGGCGGGCGCGACAGCAAGGTCTCGTCCGCATCGCTATCGCCTTCCAGGCCCACTTCGACGTCCGCCGCCGACACACGGCGCACGGTGTGGCCGAATTCGCCGATGATCAGTTCGGCGGTATCCGCATCGATGGTCTGGTTGATGGTCGCCATGACGCCCATCTTCATCAGCGCCTTGATGACGTCGGCGCCGCGTTCGGCCATGCGGCTGGCGAGTTCTTGGACGGTGATCGCTTCTGGCAATGTTACTTCGCGCAAGACCTTGGCCTGTGATTGAGCGCTGCCCATCATGGCGCGCTTTTCTTTTTCTGTCCGGCGGCGGAATGCCGCCACGGAACGCTGGCGTTCGCTGCTCTCGGAATCGAGCGCCTGCGTCACCGACATCTTGCCACCGCCGCGGCGCTGGTCGCCGCGACCACGGGTCGTGGCGGGCTTGGGCGCCGGGGGACGATGCCCGGTCGTGGCACGACGGCGGTTCTCTTCTTCTTCCGCCTCGACGGTCGTCGCCTTGGAGAGATGCATGCGGCCGGTATGCGGCACGGCAGCAGTCGTCCCGGCCTCGGCGGCCTTGGGCGCTTCTGGCTGGGCCTTGGGTGCCGCTTCCGGCGTCTCGCGCGCCTTCTTGGCGGCTTCTTCGGCAGCCTTGCGTTCTTCTTCCTCGCGCCGGCGGCGATCCAGCTCGGCTTTCTCGCGCTCAGAGCGCTCGGTGGCGAGACGGGCTTCCTCGGCGGCAGAGATCTTGCGGACGTCCTCGTCCTTCTTGGCCTGCTCCAGCACCTTGAGGCGGTTCTGCCGTTCCTGGTCGGTCAGCGTGTGATGGGTCGAGCGCGGCTCCTCGACCTCCACCACCGGGGGCGGCGGGGCGGGGGTGTGGACCTTGGTCTCCACCTCGGGCACGGCCTCGGCCAGCTTGCCGGTGGCACCGGTGGTATAGGTGCGCTTCTTCTTCACCTCGACCGCCACCGTCTTCGAACGGCCATGCGGGAAGCTCTGGCGCACCTGGCCGCCATCCACCGTCTTCTTCAGCTCGAGCTTGCCGGGCGAAGAAAGCTTCAGCGGTTTGCGGGTCGGTGTATCGGTATCACTGGACATGCTGCGCGTGTTTCCGTTCGTAAAATCGTCGTCTGTCTATAGCTTTTGGCCGCTTTGGGCAATTCCGGCCCCGGCAAAGCCAGCCAAGCGCCGCAAAGTGATGCTGAGGCGATTGGCCATGCCGCCGGGTTTCACTGCCACATGGACCGCATGCTGCCGGCCAAGGGCCGGCGCCAGCGCCTCCGAAGGCAGCGGGGCCCATATCTCTACTCCAGGACCGGCCAGTCTGGCCAGCTTCCCCCGGCCGTCAGCCGTCCCATCGCTGGCTTCGAGCAGGAATTTCACCTGTCCCGCCCGCAAGGCCGCCTCGACCTTGTCGAAACCGGCCACCAGCTGGCCCGATTTCTTGGCCAGGCCCAGCTGGTCGAGGAACTGCCGTTCCAGCAGCCCCGCCACCCGGTCAGTCAGTCCCGCATCGGCCTTGGCCTTGCCCTTCGTGACCTTGGTGAAGGCGTGTCGTCTGATCGCCTCGTCCAAAATCCCGCGCTCGGCCGTCACCCACAGGCCCCGCCCCGGCAGATCGCCCTTCAAATCCGGGACGATCGTGCCATCGGGCGCCGCCACGAAGCGGATCATCCGCTCCTTGGCGCGGATCTGCCTTGTGACAATGCAGGTCCGCTCGGGCGCCTTCGTGCCCGCCAAGGCGTCTTCTGGCAGTGCGTCTTCAGCCGCCATCGGATCGATATCGTCCGAAGCTGCCATCACGCTGTCCTGCCGTCCCGCGAGATCCATGCCGCCTCGTTTATTTCCCGTCCTCGAACCAATGGGCGCGCGCCGCCATGATGATGGCGTTGGCGTCATCGGCCGTGAGGTCGAATTCCTTCAAGATGCCGTCCTTCGGGTCGACCAGCTCGTCGGCGGCGAGGTCGGCGAGGTCGTCGAGGGTCTTGACGCCCTTTTCGCCCAAAGCCACCAGCATCGGCGGGGTCAGCTTGTCGATGGCGGCCACTTCGTCGGTGACACCCATTTCCTTGCGCTTGGCGGTCGAACGCTCCGATTCCGCCTCGATCCAGGCCTGGGCACGGGCTTTCAGCTCTTCCGCCACGTCGGCATCGAACCCTTCGATCCCGGCGAGGTCCTCGGTCGGCACGAAGGCCACTTCCTCGACCGAGGCAAAACCCTCGGTCACCAGCAGATGGGCGATGACGTCGTCGACGTCGAGCGCATCCATGAAGGTCTGCGAGCGCGACTTGAACTCTTCCTGGCGACGCTCGGATTCCTGCGCGTCGGTCAAGATGTCGATGTCGAAGCCAGTCAGCTGGGACGCCAAACGCACGTTCTGGCCGCGGCGGCCGATCGCCAGGCTTAATTGGTCATCCGGCACCACGACTTCAATACGGCCGGTGTCTTCGTCGATGACGACCTTGGAGACTTCGGCCGGCGCCAGCGCGTTCACCACGAAGGTCGCCTGGTCCTGGCTCCAGGGAATGATGTCGATCTTTTCACCCTGCAATTCCTGGACGACCGCCTGGACGCGGCTGCCGCGCATACCGACGCAGGCACCGACGGGATCGATGCCGCTGTCATTGGACATGACGGCGATCTTGGCGCGGCTGCCGGGGTCACGGGCCACCGACTTGATCTCGATGATGCCGTCATAGACTTCCGGGACTTCCTGGGCAAAGAGCTTGGCCATGAAATCGGGATGGGTGCGGCTGAGGAAAATCTGCGGGCCCCGCTGCTCTTCGCGCACGTCGAAGATGATGGCGCGCACACGGTCGCCGGTGCGGAAGGTTTCGCGCGGCAGCAGCTCGTCACGGCGCAGCATGGCTTCGCCACGGCCGAGATCGACGGTGATGTTGCCGAATTCGACGCGCTTCACCAGACCGTTGATGACCTCGCTCTTACGGTCCTTGAACTCGTCGAACTGGCGCTTGCGCTCCGATTCACGCACCTTCTGGACGATGACCTGCTTGGCGGTCTGGGCGGCGATGCGGCCGAAATCGATGGGCGGCAATTCGTCGATCAGGAAATCGCCGGCCTTGGCGTCGGGCTTGCGGCGCAGCGCCGCCTTCACCGGGATCTGCGTCACTTCGTTCTCGACCACGTCGACCACTTCCTGGACGCGGATCAACTTGATCTCGCCGGTCTTGCGGTCGATCTGGGCGCGGATGTCGTGCTCATGACCGTATTTCGAGCGGCCGGCCTTCTGAATGGCCTGTTCCATGGCCGTCAGCACGTCGTCGCGGTCGATGCCCTTTTCACGGGCGACCGCATCGGCGACCTGCAAGAGCTCCATACGGGGAATGGCAATCGTTTCCATGTTGTCCTCGGTTGGCGGAAATCAGTTTTCGTCGGCTTCTGCCGCCGCCTCATGCGCCGCAATGAGCGCATCGGTCAGCACCAGCTTGGCCTTGGCAATCTGCGACAGCGGCAGGGCAACCTCGGCCCCTTCGCTGTCGATCTTCACGGCTTCGTCCGCGACGCCCATCAAGATGCCCTTGAAGCGCTTGCGTCCATCGACCGGTTCATGTGTCTCGATCTTCGCTTCGTGACCCTTGAAGCGGTCGTAATCCTTGGGGCGCGTCAGCGGCCGGTCGATGCCGGGCGACGAAACCTCCAGCGAATAGGCCCCCGAAATCGGATCCTCGACGTCGAGGATCGCGGAAACGGCGCGGGAAACGCGCGCGCAATCCTCAACCGCCATGACGCGCCCATCCTTGGGCTCGGCCATGATCTGCAACACCTTGCGCGTGTTGCCCGCCAGGGTCACGCGCACCACTTCATAGCCCAATGCATCGATGCTGGGGGCGATCAAATCGGCGATGTTGTCAGTCAAGCTCATGCGTTCGGGCGGCGGCGTATCTTAGGGTTCGAAGGTTGCAATCCGGTGGCCCCGGCGAAAAAATCGCCTGAAACCGGCCCAATGAAAAAACCCGCCCAACAAAAAAGGCGGGCCGTTGGGCCCACCCTTTTGAATTGGGCCTCATTGGACCCTGGGATTTGCCCGGAATATAGGGATTTCAAGGCGCGATGCAAGGAGATTCGCCAGCGGGCGGGTACGGCCCCTGCGCTGCGTCGCATCACCCAGGCCCTTGATATGACAGATCTATTGCAGCCGACCCCAAGGCTGGCGGCAGGCATAACCTCGCCGGTCAGCCGACCAGGCGCAAGCGGATCTCGGCGCGAAAGCCGCCTTCGGCGCGGTTGGCAAGGGTCAGGGATCCGCCATAGGCCTCGATCAACTCCCGCACGATGGCAAGGCCGAGACCCGTGCCGGCCACACGTTCGTCGAGCCTGACGCCCCGTTTGCCAAGCTCCGCCAGCGCCTGCGGCGGCACGCCCGGCCCGTCATCCTCGATCCGCACCAACGCCATGGCGCCGTCCGCTAGGGCATGGATGCGGATCTCGGCATTGGCCCATTTTGCCGCATTGTCGACAAGGTTGCCGAGCAGTTCGGCAAGGTCGTTGGCATCGATCGCCACGGCGGGCAAATCATCGGCCACCACGTCCCACCCGCATTTCTCGCCATCGGGCGAGCGTTTGATCGCCGCGACGATACCGCGCAGGGTTTTCCCGAGATCGGCGCTTGCCGCCTGCCGCCGGCTGTTGGCGGCCACCCGCACCCGCGCCAGTTCATGATCGACATGGCGCTGCATCGCCTTCACCAGCCCCTCGATCTCGCCCGCCATCTCCGCCTCGCCCTTGCGGCGCAGTTTCTCGGCGTCATGCGCCAGGATGGTGAGCGGCGTCTTCAGGCCATGGGCCAGATCGGCGGCGCGCATGCGGGCCCGCTCCACCGTCTGGTCCTGCACGTCAAGAAGCTCGTTGACCTCGGCCACCAGCGGCATGATCTCGTCCGGGAAGTCGTCGCTGAGCCGGCGGGCGCGGCGCGTGCGGATGGCCGCCACACCCTGGCGCACCGCTTCCAAAGGCTTCAGGCCGACATTCACCTGCACCCAGGCCGCTGCCACCAGGATCAGCGCCAGCACCGACAAGGCGGGGGCAATGTCCTCGACGAACTCGTCGCGGGCATTGTTGAGTTCGCGCTGGTCAACGGCGACGACGATGCGCAGCGTGCGATCGCCGCTTGTCACTGGAAAGACGATGCGCCGCTCATAGACATGCAGCACCTTGCCCTGCGGACCGTCGATCTCGTAGCGCTGCGGGTGACCGATCTCGCCTTCCGGGGCTGGCAGTTGCAGCACAAAGTCCCAGAGCGAGCGCGAGCGTTGCGCGTTTCCCTGTTCATCGACGATCTGCCAATAGAGCCCGCCATAGGGCCGCTCGAAGCGCGGATCGGCCAAGGGCCGGTTGAGCTGCGGCACGCCGCCACCCGAGAAATCGATTCCAGCCGCGATCTGGTTGACGAAGGTATGGAGTTCCGCATTCACCCGCCGCTCGACATGGCGGTCAAAGAGCGCCACGAGGCCGAGCCCCGCCAGCACCAAAGCAAAACCCACCGAGATCGCCGCCGCCAGCAGCAGCCTGAGGCGCAGCGACCGATTCCTCATATGGTCTGGCCGTTGACAATGTAGCCGAAGCCGCGCCGCGTCTCGATGATGTCCACTTTAAGCTTCTTGCGCACGCGCCCGACCAGCACCTCGATCGCGTTGCTGTCGCGCTCGAAATCCTGGGCATAGAGATGTTCGGTGAGCTCGATCTGCGTCACCACGCGCCCGGCGTGATGCATGAGATAGGAGAGCAGCCGGTATTCCTGTGGTGAGAGATTGATGGGCTGGCCGTCCTGGCTGACCCGCATCTGCCGGGGATCGAGCGCCAGCCCGCCGATGCTGATGACCGTATTGGCGTTGCCGGCCGAGCGGCGGATGATCGCCCTGAGCCGCGCCAACAATTCCGCCATGTGGAAGGGTTTGGGCAGATATTCATCCGCCCCGCTGTCGATGCCCTCGACCCGCTCGCTCCAGCTGCCGCGCGCCGACAGGATCAGGATCGGAAAGCGCCGGTCATTGGCGCGCCATTTCTTCAGGATGGAAAGGCCGTCCATGCCGGGCAGGCCCAGATCCAGCACCACCGCGTCATATTCCTCGGTATCGCCCTTGAACCAGGCCTCCTCGCCATCCTTGACCGCATCGACGATGTAGCCGGCGCCGACCAGCGCCTCGGCGACCTCGGCAGCGATCCGGATATCGTCTTCGACCAGCAGGATCTTCATTCGTCGAGCGCCACGTTGATGACGGCGCCGGTCTTGGCGTCGACGTCGATGTCGCGCACGCGGCCATCCTCGCCGATCACCTCGATCTCATAGATCCACTGCCCCTTCTTGCGCTCCAACTCGATCTCGACCACGTCGCCGGTGAGTTCGCCCTCGACCTTGGCGAGCACGGCGCCGAGCGGCAGGATCTCCTTGTTCTCAAGCGCCTTGCGCGCCACTTCCTGGTCCCCGGCCTCGTCTTCCGCCGCTTGGGCAAAAGCGCGCGGCGGCGGCGATGCCAGCAATGGCAGCGCGAGGACGCCGGCAACGGCCAGCAGGCGCAAGGTGATGGGGAAATGGGTCATGGTCTCCAGGCTCATGAAAATATCGGTAACATTTCAGCCCCTTGATGGCAAAAACAAGCTGACAGATCGCTGACAGGTGCCGTTACCCAGCCGTCAGCGCCATCGCGCTAGCTTCCTCCCATCGCACCGCCCGACTCCAGTTCCCGCGGCATTATTTGAGGGAGAGCATCATGTGGAAAACAATCAGTTCGGCTGTCGTCTTTTTCGGTCTGAGCTCGCTGCCGGTCGCCGTGGGCCTCGCCGTCGCCAGCGACGATCATGTCTGCCGCGCCCCGCAAGGAATTGCCGCGATGTCCCATGAAGCGGCGGCGAAGTTCGGCCAAACGCTCGGCTATCGCATCACCAAGATTGAAAGCGAGCATGGCTGCTACGAACTCTCCGGCACCGACAAGCACGGCGCCGAGATCGAGCTGAAGCTCAACCCCTATGACGGCACGATCGTGAAGGATGCGGAGACACCGCGATGAACGCACCCCTCACCCGCCGGTTTGTCATCGATGGCGACGGCCGCATCGGCTCCCCGGCCGATGCCTGGCGCGATTTCATCGCCAGCGAACGCGCCCGGCCGATCGTGGGCCACGCCCATGCGCCCGAAGGCTTGGGCCGGCAGGCGCGGCGCCTCTTTCGCGATTTCCATCTCTATGACAAGCCGCGCCATCCAGCTGTGCCGCTGCTGCATTGGCCGCTACTGCGGCAGGTGGCGCTGGCCGCCCATGCCGGCTATTGCTGGGCGAAACTCGCCACCGCCGTGGCACGCGCCCACCGTCGCACGGCGGCAGCACAAGCCTGGGACATCGCCCGCCTCGCCTGGCGCGAAGGGCTCGACGCCCAGACCTATTACATGCAGGAGCTTTACCGGGCGGGCCGTGACCGGCGCGCGGCCGAGACACTCACCAGATACGAAACCAAGAACGGCCTCTTCACCGCATTGAAACGCCTTGCCCCACGCCACGCCGCCGAGCGTCATCCGCTCGGTGACAAGCTCGCCT containing:
- a CDS encoding response regulator transcription factor encodes the protein MKILLVEDDIRIAAEVAEALVGAGYIVDAVKDGEEAWFKGDTEEYDAVVLDLGLPGMDGLSILKKWRANDRRFPILILSARGSWSERVEGIDSGADEYLPKPFHMAELLARLRAIIRRSAGNANTVISIGGLALDPRQMRVSQDGQPINLSPQEYRLLSYLMHHAGRVVTQIELTEHLYAQDFERDSNAIEVLVGRVRKKLKVDIIETRRGFGYIVNGQTI
- a CDS encoding sensor histidine kinase, yielding MRNRSLRLRLLLAAAISVGFALVLAGLGLVALFDRHVERRVNAELHTFVNQIAAGIDFSGGGVPQLNRPLADPRFERPYGGLYWQIVDEQGNAQRSRSLWDFVLQLPAPEGEIGHPQRYEIDGPQGKVLHVYERRIVFPVTSGDRTLRIVVAVDQRELNNARDEFVEDIAPALSVLALILVAAAWVQVNVGLKPLEAVRQGVAAIRTRRARRLSDDFPDEIMPLVAEVNELLDVQDQTVERARMRAADLAHGLKTPLTILAHDAEKLRRKGEAEMAGEIEGLVKAMQRHVDHELARVRVAANSRRQAASADLGKTLRGIVAAIKRSPDGEKCGWDVVADDLPAVAIDANDLAELLGNLVDNAAKWANAEIRIHALADGAMALVRIEDDGPGVPPQALAELGKRGVRLDERVAGTGLGLAIVRELIEAYGGSLTLANRAEGGFRAEIRLRLVG
- a CDS encoding PepSY domain-containing protein, with translation MSLETMTHFPITLRLLAVAGVLALPLLASPPPRAFAQAAEDEAGDQEVARKALENKEILPLGAVLAKVEGELTGDVVEIELERKKGQWIYEIEVIGEDGRVRDIDVDAKTGAVINVALDE
- a CDS encoding RNA-binding protein yields the protein MDLAGRQDSVMAASDDIDPMAAEDALPEDALAGTKAPERTCIVTRQIRAKERMIRFVAAPDGTIVPDLKGDLPGRGLWVTAERGILDEAIRRHAFTKVTKGKAKADAGLTDRVAGLLERQFLDQLGLAKKSGQLVAGFDKVEAALRAGQVKFLLEASDGTADGRGKLARLAGPGVEIWAPLPSEALAPALGRQHAVHVAVKPGGMANRLSITLRRLAGFAGAGIAQSGQKL
- the nusA gene encoding transcription termination factor NusA, translating into METIAIPRMELLQVADAVAREKGIDRDDVLTAMEQAIQKAGRSKYGHEHDIRAQIDRKTGEIKLIRVQEVVDVVENEVTQIPVKAALRRKPDAKAGDFLIDELPPIDFGRIAAQTAKQVIVQKVRESERKRQFDEFKDRKSEVINGLVKRVEFGNITVDLGRGEAMLRRDELLPRETFRTGDRVRAIIFDVREEQRGPQIFLSRTHPDFMAKLFAQEVPEVYDGIIEIKSVARDPGSRAKIAVMSNDSGIDPVGACVGMRGSRVQAVVQELQGEKIDIIPWSQDQATFVVNALAPAEVSKVVIDEDTGRIEVVVPDDQLSLAIGRRGQNVRLASQLTGFDIDILTDAQESERRQEEFKSRSQTFMDALDVDDVIAHLLVTEGFASVEEVAFVPTEDLAGIEGFDADVAEELKARAQAWIEAESERSTAKRKEMGVTDEVAAIDKLTPPMLVALGEKGVKTLDDLADLAADELVDPKDGILKEFDLTADDANAIIMAARAHWFEDGK
- a CDS encoding PepSY domain-containing protein; the protein is MWKTISSAVVFFGLSSLPVAVGLAVASDDHVCRAPQGIAAMSHEAAAKFGQTLGYRITKIESEHGCYELSGTDKHGAEIELKLNPYDGTIVKDAETPR
- the truB gene encoding tRNA pseudouridine(55) synthase TruB; amino-acid sequence: MSRRKKGQKVDGWLILDKPLGITSTQAVNVVRRLFDAQKAGHGGTLDPLATGILPIALGEATKTVPYVMDGTKTYRFTLKFGEARSTDDAEGEVIARSEKRPSAAEIEAALPSFIGEISQIPPQFSAIKVAGERAYDLARDGEKVDLAPRIIRVEDFRLTEILSADEAVFEVRSGKGAYMRSLGRDLAQHLGSQGHISALRRLSVGGFTEKQAISLDALKALGHIPAAFEHLLPIETALDDIPALALSATEAIRLRSGQPVGLLHRQDRDRFREFTPGGMVCAMSEGKLLALTRYEAGELVPVRVINH
- the rbfA gene encoding 30S ribosome-binding factor RbfA; this translates as MPRKKTITPKAGQRQLRIGEELRHALAEIIADNNLSDPDLAGRMVTVTSVRISPDLRNATIFILPFGGGDAETVVRALNRAAGYFRGEIARAVDMRVSPQLRFKIDDSFDEASRIESLLHDPVVRADIAKKPEPEAPESESDE
- the infB gene encoding translation initiation factor IF-2; the encoded protein is MSSDTDTPTRKPLKLSSPGKLELKKTVDGGQVRQSFPHGRSKTVAVEVKKKRTYTTGATGKLAEAVPEVETKVHTPAPPPPVVEVEEPRSTHHTLTDQERQNRLKVLEQAKKDEDVRKISAAEEARLATERSEREKAELDRRRREEEERKAAEEAAKKARETPEAAPKAQPEAPKAAEAGTTAAVPHTGRMHLSKATTVEAEEEENRRRATTGHRPPAPKPATTRGRGDQRRGGGKMSVTQALDSESSERQRSVAAFRRRTEKEKRAMMGSAQSQAKVLREVTLPEAITVQELASRMAERGADVIKALMKMGVMATINQTIDADTAELIIGEFGHTVRRVSAADVEVGLEGDSDADETLLSRPPVVTIMGHVDHGKTSLLDALRQTDVAAHEAGGITQHIGAYQVTLPTGKKITFIDTPGHAAFTEMRARGANVTDIVVLVVAADDGIMPQTIEAIHHAKAAKVPIIVAINKMDKPGADSQRVRRELLNHELVTEDLGGDILAVEVSAKAKTNLDKLEETLLLQAEILDLKANPERQAAGAVVEAKVERGRGTVATLLVQKGTLKVGDIFVAGAEWGRVRALLDDRGRNIESAGPATPVEVLGLQGTPLAGDVFVVVDSEARAREITEFRLHRQREKLAAAAGRSTLEQMFSKIQAGEAKEVPVVIKADVQGSVEAISGSLRQLGNEEVKVRILHAAVGGINESDITLARASGGMIIGFNVRANPQAREMARRDHVDIRYYSIIYNVVDDIKAAMSGMLAPTLREKFLGNAEIREIFNITKTGKVAGCMVTEGMVKRGGKVRLLRDNVVIHEGTLKTLRRFKDEVREVKEGFECGMAFENYDNIEKGDVIECFEMEEVARELA
- the rimP gene encoding ribosome maturation factor RimP translates to MSLTDNIADLIAPSIDALGYEVVRVTLAGNTRKVLQIMAEPKDGRVMAVEDCARVSRAVSAILDVEDPISGAYSLEVSSPGIDRPLTRPKDYDRFKGHEAKIETHEPVDGRKRFKGILMGVADEAVKIDSEGAEVALPLSQIAKAKLVLTDALIAAHEAAAEADEN